One segment of Paraburkholderia bonniea DNA contains the following:
- a CDS encoding acetyl-CoA C-acyltransferase, with product MTKQLQDAYIVAASRTPIGKAPRGMFKNTRPDELLVHAIRSAVAQVPGLDTKLIEDAIIGCAIPEGEQGLNVARIGALLAGLPNTVGGVTVNRFCASGVTALAMAADRIRVGESDVMIAGGCESMSMVPMMGNKPSLSPHIFDHDENIGIAYGMGLTAEKVAERWKISREAQDQFSVESHRKAIAAQQAGEFNDEIAAFTVTERFPDLATGEVRVKSRELSLDEGPRQDTTMEGLAKLRAVFANKGSVTAGNSSQMSDGAGALIVVSEKILKQFNLTPLGRFVSFAVRGVPPEIMGIGPKEAIPAALKAAGLKQDDIDWIELNEAFAAQSLAVIQDLGLDPSKINPLGGAIALGHPLGATGAIRAATVLHGLRRRNLKYGMVTMCVGTGMGAAGIIERL from the coding sequence ATGACGAAGCAATTGCAGGACGCATATATCGTTGCCGCTAGTCGCACGCCGATTGGCAAGGCACCGCGCGGCATGTTCAAAAACACCCGTCCGGATGAGTTGCTGGTGCATGCCATCCGCTCGGCGGTGGCCCAGGTGCCTGGGCTGGATACCAAACTGATCGAAGACGCGATCATCGGCTGTGCCATTCCTGAAGGTGAGCAAGGTCTGAATGTCGCGCGCATTGGCGCGCTGCTGGCGGGCTTGCCGAATACGGTTGGCGGGGTCACGGTGAATCGTTTTTGCGCCTCGGGTGTGACGGCGCTGGCGATGGCGGCAGACCGCATTCGCGTGGGCGAATCCGATGTGATGATCGCGGGCGGCTGCGAGTCGATGAGCATGGTGCCGATGATGGGTAACAAGCCGTCGCTGTCGCCCCATATCTTCGATCACGATGAAAACATCGGCATCGCTTATGGCATGGGCCTGACTGCCGAGAAAGTCGCTGAGCGCTGGAAGATCAGCCGCGAAGCGCAAGACCAGTTTTCGGTTGAGTCGCACCGCAAGGCGATTGCGGCGCAGCAGGCGGGTGAGTTTAACGACGAAATTGCCGCGTTCACTGTCACCGAACGTTTTCCCGATCTGGCTACCGGTGAGGTGCGGGTGAAGTCGCGCGAGCTGAGCCTCGACGAAGGTCCGCGCCAGGACACTACGATGGAAGGTCTGGCCAAACTGCGGGCGGTGTTTGCGAACAAGGGTTCGGTGACGGCGGGCAATAGCTCGCAAATGTCCGATGGCGCAGGCGCGCTGATCGTCGTGTCAGAAAAAATCCTCAAGCAGTTCAACCTGACGCCGCTGGGGCGTTTCGTGAGCTTTGCGGTGCGCGGTGTGCCGCCAGAAATCATGGGCATCGGGCCGAAAGAAGCGATTCCGGCTGCGCTCAAGGCGGCGGGCCTGAAGCAGGATGACATCGACTGGATCGAACTGAATGAAGCGTTTGCTGCGCAGTCGCTGGCGGTGATTCAGGATCTTGGGCTGGACCCATCGAAGATCAATCCGCTGGGCGGCGCGATCGCGCTGGGGCATCCGCTGGGCGCTACCGGGGCGATTCGTGCCGCGACGGTGCTTCACGGCCTGCGCCGGCGCAACCTGAAGTACGGCATGGTGACGATGTGCGTCGGCACCGGAATGGGGGCAGCAGGCATCATCGAACGCCTGTAA
- a CDS encoding enoyl-CoA hydratase — MTMDILVERADGVLTLTFNRPEKKNAITAAMYQTLADALVGAQTDTTVRAILLRGSAGIFSAGNDLEDFSKSPPVGENAPVFQFLRAISTAEKPLVAAVDGVAVGVGTTLLLHCDLVYAADTAMFSLPFTQLGLCPEAASSLLLPRVAGYQLAAEKLLLGEAFDAREAHRMGLVNRLLPAAEVAAFAQRQALKLAALPASSLRVSKALMKRASQHELQTQMTDEALHFARMLLAPEAREAFKAFFEKRKPDFSQFD, encoded by the coding sequence ATGACGATGGATATTCTGGTTGAGCGCGCCGATGGCGTGCTGACGCTGACGTTCAACCGGCCGGAAAAGAAGAATGCGATCACGGCCGCGATGTACCAGACACTTGCTGACGCGCTGGTTGGCGCGCAAACCGACACGACAGTGCGCGCGATTTTGCTTCGCGGCAGCGCGGGCATTTTTAGTGCGGGCAACGATCTGGAAGATTTTTCGAAGTCACCGCCGGTGGGCGAGAACGCCCCGGTGTTTCAGTTTTTGCGGGCGATCAGTACCGCAGAAAAACCACTGGTTGCCGCTGTGGATGGCGTGGCGGTCGGCGTGGGCACGACGCTGCTGCTGCACTGTGATCTGGTATATGCCGCTGATACCGCGATGTTTTCGTTGCCATTCACGCAGCTCGGGCTATGCCCGGAAGCGGCTTCGAGCCTGTTGCTGCCACGCGTGGCGGGTTATCAGCTGGCGGCGGAAAAGCTCTTGCTGGGCGAGGCCTTTGATGCGCGCGAAGCGCACCGGATGGGCTTGGTGAACCGGCTGCTGCCTGCGGCTGAAGTGGCTGCGTTTGCGCAGCGGCAAGCGTTGAAGCTGGCGGCGTTGCCGGCTTCGTCGCTCCGGGTGAGCAAGGCTTTGATGAAGCGCGCGAGCCAGCACGAGCTGCAGACCCAGATGACGGATGAAGCATTGCACTTCGCCAGAATGTTGCTGGCCCCGGAGGCGCGTGAAGCGTTCAAAGCGTTCTTTGAAAAACGCAAACCGGATTTCAGCCAGTTTGATTGA
- the fdhD gene encoding formate dehydrogenase accessory sulfurtransferase FdhD — translation MTQQETEGPTGVIACQVRRHRNGEIATLTDQIGQEWPVALVFNGISHAVMMATPCDLDAFAVGFAVSEGIVANGREIQDIEVVLHDGELPHAEVHLTVLQQVFAQLKEKRRALAGRTGCGVCGIESIGLLDLTPERIPDTGFLTRLAPDALAHAARHLPAHQALTKLTGGLHAAAWCDASGAIQYAFEDVGRHNALDKLIGHLVLKRINTHEGFVFLSSRASYELVRKAARVGIPMLATISAPSSLALALARQAGLRLVSFCRENGYVDYGTV, via the coding sequence ATGACGCAACAGGAAACCGAGGGGCCAACCGGCGTCATCGCATGCCAGGTCAGACGGCATCGTAACGGTGAGATTGCAACGCTGACCGATCAGATTGGCCAGGAATGGCCGGTGGCACTGGTGTTCAACGGCATTTCGCACGCGGTGATGATGGCCACGCCATGCGACCTGGACGCTTTCGCGGTCGGCTTCGCCGTATCAGAAGGCATCGTGGCCAACGGCCGTGAGATTCAGGATATCGAGGTCGTGCTGCATGACGGCGAGCTGCCGCATGCGGAAGTTCATCTGACGGTGTTGCAGCAAGTCTTCGCGCAACTGAAGGAAAAACGCCGTGCGCTAGCGGGCCGTACCGGCTGCGGGGTGTGTGGCATCGAAAGTATCGGTTTGCTGGATCTCACGCCTGAACGCATTCCCGATACAGGTTTTCTCACCCGCCTCGCCCCTGATGCACTCGCGCATGCCGCACGTCACCTGCCCGCTCATCAGGCGCTGACGAAGCTCACCGGCGGCCTGCATGCAGCGGCCTGGTGCGATGCCAGTGGAGCGATTCAATACGCGTTTGAAGACGTCGGCCGCCATAACGCGCTCGATAAACTCATCGGCCATCTGGTGCTCAAGCGGATCAATACGCACGAAGGCTTTGTCTTTCTTTCCAGCCGTGCCAGCTACGAGTTAGTCCGCAAGGCCGCCCGGGTGGGTATCCCAATGCTGGCGACCATTTCCGCGCCGTCATCACTGGCACTGGCGCTAGCCCGTCAGGCGGGTCTGCGGCTAGTCAGCTTTTGCCGTGAAAACGGTTATGTCGATTACGGCACGGTTTGA
- a CDS encoding nitrate reductase associated protein: MKLNAEPLLFNFEIASSQNLTFIPLAVRFNLDRCGLRISLEQWQQLPYAARQQLACYPVEDRPRPVAAQTPEFACTLGALLNTFGNGGAPEPFAPELAPAWRDTAAIPPEVIQQAALAEVRVPDAGQWAALAPFQRYVLAKLSRKPRANHDFIPALKEFGLLQQ; this comes from the coding sequence ATGAAACTCAACGCTGAACCGCTGCTGTTTAACTTCGAAATTGCATCGTCGCAGAACTTGACGTTTATCCCGCTGGCTGTCCGCTTTAATCTCGACCGTTGTGGGCTGAGGATCTCGCTGGAGCAGTGGCAGCAACTGCCTTACGCCGCACGCCAGCAATTAGCGTGTTATCCGGTTGAGGATCGTCCTCGTCCTGTTGCAGCGCAGACGCCGGAGTTTGCCTGCACGCTAGGCGCGCTGCTTAACACCTTCGGCAATGGCGGCGCGCCTGAGCCGTTTGCTCCTGAGCTGGCCCCGGCCTGGCGCGACACCGCTGCGATTCCGCCCGAAGTGATCCAGCAGGCGGCGCTGGCTGAGGTGAGGGTGCCGGATGCGGGGCAATGGGCTGCACTCGCACCGTTTCAGCGCTACGTGCTAGCCAAGCTGTCACGCAAGCCCCGGGCCAATCACGATTTCATTCCCGCGCTTAAAGAGTTTGGTTTGCTGCAGCAGTAA
- a CDS encoding acyl-CoA thioesterase produces MTDPHDLPITSPALRVMPQPSDANVHGDVFGGWIMAQVDIAGSIPASRRANGRVATIAVNSFVFKQPVFVGDLLSFYATIVKTGRTSITVDVEVYAQRMSLTQDVVKVTEATLTYVATDNNRRPRELPPLG; encoded by the coding sequence ATGACTGATCCCCACGACCTGCCCATTACCTCTCCCGCGCTGCGCGTGATGCCCCAACCGTCTGACGCCAACGTGCATGGCGACGTGTTTGGCGGCTGGATCATGGCGCAGGTGGATATCGCCGGCTCGATTCCCGCAAGCCGCCGCGCCAATGGCCGGGTCGCCACCATCGCGGTGAATTCGTTTGTGTTCAAGCAACCGGTATTTGTCGGCGATCTGCTGAGCTTTTACGCCACGATCGTCAAAACCGGCCGGACCTCGATCACAGTGGATGTCGAGGTGTACGCCCAGCGCATGAGCCTCACGCAGGACGTCGTGAAAGTCACCGAAGCCACGCTGACCTACGTCGCCACCGATAACAACCGCCGCCCGCGTGAATTACCGCCGCTTGGCTGA
- a CDS encoding ABCB family ABC transporter ATP-binding protein/permease yields the protein MRSSSASSQSKSPPLQTPRSDWQTILSLLPYLATYKWRVALALSCLIGAKVANLGVPIVMKHIVDSLSSVQALSALGRTEQAPAIVLLGGVGLLVVAYAGVRLSTSLFTELREILFSKVTESAVRQLALKVFQHLHALSLRFHLERQTGGMSRDIERGTRGITQLISYSLYSILPTLVEVGLVLGFFIVKYEAYYAIVTFIALATYITFTIKVTEWRTHFRRTMNDLDSRANSRAIDSLLNYETVKYFGNEAWETERYDENLKRYRSAAIKSQNSLSVLNFGQQAIIGTGLVFILWRATQGVMAGHLTLGDFVLINTFMLQLYIPLNFLGAVYRELKQSLTDMDRMFTLLNVTREVPDAAAAPALVVRGAEVRFEHVRFAYEPARTILHDVNFTIAAGTTTAVVGHSGSGKSTLARLMFRFYDLERDGGGAIRIDGQDIRDVAQDSLRASIGIVPQDTVLFNDTIYYNIAYGRPSATREEVLAAARAAHIHEFIEGLPQGYDTPVGERGLKLSGGEKQRVAIARTVLKNPPILIFDEATSALDSRSERAIQHELDQIARERTTLIIAHRLSTVVHAQQIIVMDKGRIVERGTHAELLRANGLFAQMWALQQRAAQGAEVVVDGSVSRAKE from the coding sequence ATGCGCAGCTCTTCCGCTTCATCTCAATCTAAATCTCCTCCGCTTCAAACTCCACGCAGCGACTGGCAGACCATTCTTTCGCTGCTGCCGTATCTCGCCACGTACAAATGGCGCGTCGCGCTGGCGCTCAGTTGCCTGATTGGCGCGAAGGTGGCGAACCTCGGTGTGCCAATCGTGATGAAACACATCGTGGATAGTTTGTCGTCGGTGCAGGCGCTGAGCGCGCTGGGCCGTACCGAACAGGCTCCCGCGATCGTGTTGCTGGGCGGTGTGGGTTTGCTGGTGGTGGCGTATGCGGGGGTACGGCTATCGACTTCGCTGTTTACTGAATTGCGCGAGATCCTGTTTTCGAAGGTCACCGAAAGCGCTGTGCGCCAGCTGGCGCTCAAAGTGTTCCAGCACCTGCATGCGCTTTCGCTGCGCTTTCACCTTGAGCGGCAAACCGGTGGCATGTCGCGCGATATCGAGCGCGGCACGCGCGGCATTACCCAACTGATCTCGTACTCGCTCTACAGCATCTTGCCGACGCTGGTCGAAGTTGGCCTCGTGCTGGGGTTCTTCATCGTCAAATACGAGGCCTATTACGCGATCGTCACGTTTATCGCGCTGGCCACTTACATCACGTTCACGATCAAGGTCACCGAGTGGCGCACGCATTTTCGCCGCACCATGAATGATCTGGATTCAAGGGCTAATTCACGGGCGATTGATTCGCTGCTGAACTACGAGACGGTTAAATACTTCGGCAATGAAGCCTGGGAAACCGAACGTTACGACGAAAACCTTAAGCGCTATCGCAGCGCCGCGATCAAGTCACAAAACTCGCTTTCCGTACTGAATTTTGGCCAGCAGGCGATTATTGGCACTGGGCTGGTGTTTATCCTGTGGCGCGCCACCCAGGGCGTGATGGCTGGGCATTTGACGCTGGGCGACTTCGTGCTGATCAACACCTTCATGTTGCAGCTCTACATTCCACTGAATTTTCTTGGTGCGGTGTACCGCGAGTTAAAGCAAAGCCTGACCGACATGGACCGCATGTTCACGCTGCTCAACGTCACGCGCGAAGTGCCCGATGCTGCCGCTGCACCGGCGCTGGTGGTGCGGGGCGCTGAGGTGCGCTTCGAACACGTGCGCTTTGCCTACGAACCGGCCCGCACGATCTTGCATGACGTGAACTTCACGATTGCTGCAGGCACGACCACTGCGGTGGTCGGCCACAGCGGTTCTGGCAAGTCGACGCTGGCGCGCCTGATGTTCCGCTTCTACGATCTGGAGCGGGACGGTGGCGGCGCGATCAGGATTGACGGGCAAGATATCCGCGACGTCGCGCAAGATTCGCTGCGCGCGTCGATTGGCATCGTGCCGCAGGACACGGTGCTGTTCAACGACACGATTTACTACAACATCGCTTATGGCCGGCCATCGGCGACGCGCGAAGAGGTGCTGGCGGCGGCCCGTGCCGCGCATATTCACGAGTTCATCGAAGGGTTGCCTCAGGGCTATGACACCCCGGTGGGCGAGCGCGGGCTGAAGCTCTCGGGCGGCGAGAAGCAGCGCGTGGCGATTGCCCGCACCGTGCTGAAGAACCCGCCGATCCTGATTTTTGACGAAGCCACGTCGGCGCTGGATTCACGTTCCGAGCGCGCGATTCAGCATGAGTTGGACCAGATCGCGCGTGAGCGCACCACGCTGATCATTGCGCACCGGTTGTCGACGGTGGTTCATGCGCAGCAGATCATCGTGATGGATAAAGGCCGGATCGTTGAACGCGGCACGCATGCCGAGCTATTGCGCGCGAATGGGTTGTTTGCCCAGATGTGGGCGTTGCAGCAGCGTGCGGCGCAAGGTGCTGAGGTTGTGGTTGATGGGAGTGTTAGCCGCGCGAAGGAGTAG
- the murU gene encoding N-acetylmuramate alpha-1-phosphate uridylyltransferase MurU, producing the protein MPPPLTTAMIFAAGRGERMRPLTDTTPKPLLEAGGKPLIVWQIERLARAGIQTIVINHAWLGQQIEETLGDGSRWQVRLRYSPEPDALETAGAIAQALPLLEDSAAPAVFLAVSGDVYADFDYAQLGAHSVRLAGLAQPGMHLVMVPNPAFHPEGDFGLVDGQVSLTAPSRLTFANIGLYDTRMFRTLPPGTRCALTPYYREAIAQQRVSGELYTGLWENVGTPAQLQALDQRLTASHPLHVPPGPLA; encoded by the coding sequence ATGCCCCCTCCGCTCACCACAGCCATGATCTTCGCCGCAGGACGCGGCGAGCGTATGCGCCCCTTGACCGACACAACGCCAAAGCCGCTGCTCGAAGCGGGCGGCAAACCGTTGATCGTCTGGCAGATCGAACGGCTCGCGCGAGCAGGCATTCAAACCATCGTGATTAATCACGCGTGGCTGGGCCAGCAAATCGAAGAAACCTTAGGTGACGGTTCGCGCTGGCAGGTCCGCTTGCGCTACTCACCCGAGCCCGACGCGCTTGAAACCGCCGGAGCCATTGCCCAGGCGCTACCGCTGCTGGAGGATAGCGCTGCGCCAGCGGTCTTTCTGGCGGTCAGTGGGGATGTCTATGCTGATTTCGATTACGCCCAGCTTGGCGCGCACAGCGTCAGGCTGGCAGGGCTAGCGCAGCCTGGCATGCATCTGGTGATGGTGCCGAATCCAGCGTTTCATCCAGAAGGCGATTTCGGCCTGGTGGACGGGCAGGTTTCGCTGACAGCGCCATCGCGCCTCACCTTCGCCAATATCGGGCTGTATGACACGCGCATGTTCCGCACTTTGCCGCCCGGCACCCGTTGCGCGCTCACACCGTATTACCGCGAAGCCATCGCCCAACAGCGGGTCAGCGGTGAGCTTTACACCGGGCTGTGGGAGAACGTCGGCACGCCCGCGCAGCTTCAGGCGTTAGACCAGCGCCTCACGGCGTCACACCCGTTGCACGTGCCTCCGGGTCCGCTCGCCTGA
- a CDS encoding aminoglycoside phosphotransferase family protein, whose translation MPPSSNPPSADSRLEQLCAWLHTVAPRYGLNLASLAPASADASFRRYFRVTASHQGQPTLIAVDAPPPEKSREFAAIAKLLQAAQVHVPDVLEADFEHGFMLLTDLGTASYLSVLNGNNARPLMRDALDTLIRWQLSTRDNVLPPFDEAFLRREMELMPEWFIGRHLGREVDDVTRGLLDRTFALLIASARAQPQVFMLRDFMPRNLMQATPNPGVLDFQDAVYGPITYDVASLLRDAFISWDEAFELDCFVYYWERAKKAGLPVDADFGEFYRQLEWMGLQRHIKVLGLFCRIHHRDGKPQYLQDLPRFLGYARKVAERYRPLGPFARLLDDLEGRATDIGYTF comes from the coding sequence ATGCCTCCCTCCAGCAATCCTCCCTCTGCCGACTCCCGTCTCGAACAACTCTGCGCCTGGCTGCACACCGTCGCACCCCGTTACGGCCTGAATCTTGCCTCTTTGGCCCCCGCTTCCGCCGACGCCAGCTTTCGCCGCTATTTCCGGGTCACCGCGAGCCACCAGGGCCAGCCCACGCTAATCGCCGTTGACGCCCCGCCGCCAGAAAAATCCCGTGAATTCGCCGCCATCGCCAAGCTGCTGCAAGCCGCTCAGGTGCATGTGCCCGATGTGCTGGAGGCCGATTTCGAGCACGGTTTCATGCTGCTCACCGATCTGGGCACAGCTTCTTACCTGAGCGTGCTCAACGGCAACAATGCCCGCCCGCTGATGCGCGACGCGCTTGACACGCTGATCCGCTGGCAATTGAGCACCCGTGACAACGTGCTGCCACCGTTCGACGAAGCGTTCTTGCGCCGCGAGATGGAATTGATGCCCGAGTGGTTCATCGGGCGGCACTTGGGCCGCGAGGTGGATGACGTGACGCGCGGCCTGCTCGACCGGACCTTCGCGCTGCTGATCGCCAGCGCACGCGCGCAACCGCAAGTATTCATGCTGCGCGACTTCATGCCGCGCAATCTGATGCAGGCTACGCCCAACCCTGGCGTGCTCGACTTCCAGGACGCGGTGTACGGGCCCATTACCTACGACGTCGCCTCGTTGCTGCGCGACGCGTTTATCAGTTGGGATGAAGCGTTCGAGCTGGATTGCTTTGTTTATTACTGGGAGCGCGCCAAAAAAGCTGGGCTGCCCGTTGATGCTGATTTCGGCGAGTTCTACCGGCAACTCGAATGGATGGGCCTGCAACGGCATATCAAGGTGCTGGGGCTTTTTTGCCGGATTCATCACCGGGATGGCAAGCCGCAGTATCTGCAGGATTTGCCGCGTTTTCTCGGCTATGCGCGCAAAGTTGCCGAACGCTACCGGCCACTCGGGCCATTTGCCAGGCTGCTCGACGATCTGGAAGGGCGCGCCACCGACATCGGCTACACCTTCTAG
- a CDS encoding LPS-assembly protein LptD, whose translation MPPRQFSRTISCCDRVPRKRRLVVALMAVPGLLPALVQAQLTGAAAQPQVLDAPWGLRLAPQLEEHPLASGQQPAVFLLGNLVSATADQDMAAQGTAEVRRNTMVIKANALHYDQDTDMADAYGQVRIINNGNTFAGPEAHLKVESSEGFMTAPKYRFNVTGGSGSAERVDLLDSERSVFTRGTYTGCQCATDPAWYIKGSEFVFDTGADEGGVRNGTLFFQGVPIFASPWMSFPLSGARRSGILPPIASLSSTNGFELAAPYYFNIAPNRDLTVTPRILSKRGVQMQATFRYLSPSYTGSITGEFLPNDRITHTNRYALYIQHNQNFGNGFGGYIYYNKVSDNTYPEDLASSANQFLNGTQLLYQQEAGVTYNNGPWSVLARQQHWQTLSPSTAPYGREPQLNVKYAKYNVHGFDFGAETDYSRFRITTADATEGERVVFNPYLAYSVVGPGYFVTPKVQWHFASYNLSNISSTAPVGQPKNFTESIPTLSFDTGLIFDRSIRLFGQDFIQTLEPRLYYVYTPYRDQSSAPLFDTAESDFGMAEIFQPNTFVGNDRIADANRLTTALTSRFINPTTGDERARFVLAQQYYFEGQRVTLLPGQNITQAKHSDLIAGASLKLGAGFASETAFQYNVDNNQLVKASVGFGFSPGTSKVLNLAYRYTRANTTLSNTPINQILMSGQWPITHRVYGVGRINYDVRGQRVVDGLIGLQYDADCWALGVGLQRYANGVNTLGAQVSSTRVLAQLTLKGLSSVDNGLVSAFRASVPGYVPLPPPLPPQARFTNYE comes from the coding sequence ATGCCGCCCAGACAGTTTTCCAGAACGATTTCCTGTTGTGATCGCGTGCCGCGCAAAAGACGCCTGGTGGTGGCCTTGATGGCCGTGCCGGGTCTTCTTCCTGCGCTGGTGCAAGCTCAACTGACAGGTGCGGCGGCCCAGCCGCAAGTGCTTGATGCCCCGTGGGGCCTGCGGCTGGCACCTCAGCTCGAAGAACATCCGTTGGCTAGCGGTCAGCAGCCAGCGGTTTTTCTGCTGGGTAACCTGGTGAGCGCTACCGCCGATCAGGACATGGCTGCGCAAGGCACGGCAGAAGTGCGCCGCAACACGATGGTCATCAAGGCGAATGCGCTGCACTACGATCAAGACACCGACATGGCCGATGCTTACGGCCAGGTGAGGATCATTAATAACGGCAATACCTTCGCTGGCCCTGAAGCGCATTTGAAGGTCGAGTCGAGTGAAGGCTTCATGACCGCGCCGAAGTATCGTTTCAATGTGACGGGCGGCTCTGGCAGCGCGGAGCGGGTCGATCTGCTTGATAGCGAGCGCTCGGTGTTCACTCGCGGCACCTATACCGGCTGTCAGTGCGCGACTGATCCGGCCTGGTATATCAAGGGCAGCGAGTTTGTTTTTGACACGGGGGCTGACGAGGGCGGAGTGCGCAATGGCACGCTGTTTTTCCAGGGCGTGCCGATATTTGCCAGCCCATGGATGTCGTTTCCGCTTTCGGGCGCGCGCCGTAGCGGCATCCTGCCGCCGATCGCCTCGCTGAGCTCAACCAATGGTTTTGAGCTAGCCGCGCCGTATTACTTCAATATCGCGCCGAACCGCGACCTGACCGTGACGCCCCGGATTCTCAGCAAGCGCGGTGTCCAGATGCAGGCCACGTTTCGTTATTTATCGCCCAGTTACACGGGGTCGATTACCGGCGAATTCCTGCCGAATGACCGGATTACCCACACCAACCGCTATGCGCTGTATATCCAGCACAACCAGAATTTCGGCAATGGCTTTGGTGGCTACATTTATTACAACAAGGTGTCGGACAACACCTATCCGGAAGATCTGGCGTCGTCGGCGAACCAGTTTTTGAACGGCACGCAGTTGCTGTACCAGCAGGAAGCCGGAGTCACGTATAACAACGGCCCGTGGTCGGTGCTGGCGCGTCAGCAACACTGGCAGACGCTGTCGCCGTCAACCGCGCCATATGGCCGTGAGCCGCAACTGAACGTCAAGTATGCGAAGTACAACGTCCACGGCTTTGATTTCGGCGCGGAAACCGACTATTCAAGGTTCCGCATTACTACGGCGGATGCCACCGAAGGTGAGCGTGTCGTCTTCAATCCCTATCTGGCGTACTCGGTGGTGGGCCCAGGTTACTTCGTCACGCCGAAGGTGCAATGGCACTTTGCGTCGTACAACCTGAGCAATATTTCATCCACGGCACCCGTGGGCCAGCCGAAGAATTTCACCGAATCCATCCCGACGCTGTCGTTCGATACCGGGCTGATTTTCGACCGCTCAATCCGGCTTTTCGGCCAGGACTTTATCCAGACCCTCGAGCCCCGGCTGTATTACGTGTACACGCCGTACCGCGACCAGTCGTCTGCGCCACTGTTCGATACCGCCGAGTCTGACTTCGGCATGGCAGAAATCTTCCAGCCGAATACCTTCGTCGGTAACGACCGCATTGCCGACGCCAACCGTCTTACTACCGCGCTTACCTCGCGCTTTATCAACCCGACCACGGGTGACGAGCGCGCGCGCTTCGTGTTGGCCCAGCAGTATTACTTCGAAGGCCAGCGCGTCACGCTGCTTCCGGGACAAAACATCACCCAGGCCAAGCACTCGGATCTGATTGCCGGGGCTTCGCTGAAGCTGGGCGCGGGTTTCGCCTCTGAAACCGCGTTTCAGTACAACGTGGACAATAACCAGCTGGTCAAGGCCAGCGTAGGTTTTGGTTTTAGTCCGGGGACCAGCAAGGTGCTCAATCTTGCGTACCGCTACACGCGTGCCAACACCACGTTGAGCAACACTCCGATCAACCAGATCCTGATGTCGGGCCAATGGCCGATTACGCATCGGGTGTACGGCGTGGGTCGCATCAATTACGATGTGCGCGGACAGCGGGTGGTCGATGGTCTGATCGGCTTGCAATACGATGCCGATTGCTGGGCGCTAGGGGTTGGGCTGCAACGCTATGCCAACGGGGTGAATACGCTGGGTGCCCAGGTGTCGAGCACCCGGGTGCTGGCCCAGTTGACGCTGAAAGGGTTGTCGAGCGTCGATAACGGGCTCGTTTCCGCGTTCCGTGCCAGCGTGCCGGGGTATGTACCGTTACCGCCGCCGTTGCCGCCACAGGCGCGTTTCACTAACTACGAATGA